Proteins found in one Patagioenas fasciata isolate bPatFas1 chromosome 13, bPatFas1.hap1, whole genome shotgun sequence genomic segment:
- the CEBPG gene encoding CCAAT/enhancer-binding protein gamma, producing MSKTSQQNTATDANGVSVIHTQAHTSGLQQVPQLVPVSPGGGGKAVPPSKQGKKNSFVDRNSDEYRQRRERNNMAVKKSRLKSKQKAQDTLQRVNQLKEENERLEAKIKLLTKELSVLKDLFLEHAHNLADNVQPVGTETTTTNPENNGQ from the coding sequence ATGAGCAAGACATCCCAACAGAACACCGCTACAGATGCGAACGGAGTAAGCGTGATTCACACCCAAGCACACACCAGTGGTTTGCAGCAGGTTCCCCAGCTGGTGCCTGTTAGTCCTGGTGGAGGAGGCAAAGCTGTGCCTCCGagcaaacagggaaagaaaaattcCTTTGTGGATAGAAACAGTGATGAGTATCGTCAGCGCAGAGAGCGAAACAACATGGCAGTGAAAAAGAGCCGgttaaaaagcaagcagaaagcgCAAGACACGTTGCAGAGGGTCAACCAGctcaaagaagaaaatgaacGTTTAGAGGCAAAAATTAAGCTCCTGACCAAGGAGCTGAGCGTACTGAAAGACTTGTTCCTTGAGCACGCACACAATCTTGCAGACAATGTGCAACCTGTTGGCACTGAAACCACCACAACAAATCCAGAAAACAATGGACAGTAG